Proteins found in one Streptococcus criceti HS-6 genomic segment:
- a CDS encoding TipC family immunity protein, whose protein sequence is MNNNLNKILSIIIIFIMLILGIVAFNDMKYHHTTTVINIFDEIYTQTNSSYLNKNIFRNLNDVIVYKKKVYDSDMNDTGKLNPQVVYKEEAFSNIYSNVKIDFDLHSKNQGFIIWFQRKLPNSDFLWYTIKYNSKNKLLEKEVNILNNNGRNIADTDKEVRPYLKSQEIKVQELNDDYNKIINNLVLKDWVSIYESKFSSTNYGDVTVKTQWQDW, encoded by the coding sequence ATGAATAATAATTTAAATAAAATACTTTCTATAATCATCATTTTTATAATGTTAATTTTAGGGATAGTAGCATTCAATGATATGAAATATCATCATACAACTACTGTTATTAATATTTTTGACGAAATTTATACTCAGACAAATTCTAGTTACTTAAATAAAAATATATTTAGAAATCTGAATGATGTTATTGTTTATAAAAAAAAGGTCTATGATAGTGATATGAATGACACGGGAAAGCTGAATCCTCAAGTAGTTTATAAGGAGGAAGCGTTTTCGAATATTTACTCTAATGTAAAAATTGATTTTGATTTACATTCTAAAAATCAAGGATTTATTATCTGGTTTCAAAGAAAGTTACCTAATAGTGATTTTTTATGGTACACCATCAAGTATAATTCAAAAAATAAGTTGTTAGAAAAGGAAGTTAATATCCTTAATAATAATGGAAGAAATATAGCAGATACTGATAAGGAAGTTCGACCTTATCTTAAAAGTCAAGAGATAAAAGTTCAAGAATTAAATGATGACTATAATAAAATAATCAATAATCTTGTCCTCAAAGACTGGGTAAGCATTTATGAAAGTAAATTTTCTTCAACTAACTATGGTGATGTAACAGTTAAAACTCAATGGCAAGATTGGTAA
- a CDS encoding histidine phosphatase family protein — protein sequence MATHLYLMRHGETLFNVQKRIQGWCDSPLTQKGIDQAKRAGRYMRKHSIKADVYFASTTERACDTLELATGVSKYGRLKGLKEMSFGSFEGQQEYLHPPRDYRRKVGNYYEIHGGESDSQVQERLKASITQLAQDYDGQTILAVSHAGALMHFAHAVGIDWESYQIFPTNCSIFEYSYDQGQFKLLKLIDPIQEIVHNFD from the coding sequence ATGGCAACGCATCTTTATTTGATGAGGCACGGTGAAACCCTCTTCAATGTTCAAAAACGGATTCAGGGTTGGTGTGATTCTCCCTTAACTCAAAAGGGGATTGATCAAGCCAAGCGGGCAGGGCGTTATATGCGAAAGCATAGTATTAAGGCAGATGTTTATTTCGCGTCAACAACAGAGCGGGCCTGTGATACTTTAGAGCTAGCGACAGGCGTAAGTAAGTACGGCCGTCTCAAAGGACTCAAAGAAATGAGTTTTGGTAGCTTTGAAGGGCAGCAGGAGTACCTTCATCCACCGCGGGACTATCGTCGTAAGGTCGGTAATTATTATGAAATACATGGCGGTGAGTCAGATAGTCAGGTTCAGGAGCGCCTTAAAGCAAGCATTACCCAGCTGGCTCAAGATTATGATGGGCAAACGATTTTAGCGGTCAGTCATGCTGGAGCCCTCATGCATTTTGCACATGCGGTTGGGATTGATTGGGAGTCTTATCAAATTTTTCCGACCAACTGCTCAATTTTTGAATACAGCTATGACCAAGGTCAATTCAAGCTACTGAAGCTAATTGATCCTATTCAAGAAATTGTTCATAATTTTGATTAA
- a CDS encoding DegV family protein, translating to MKLAVITDSSVYLPKDYSDHPDLYILDIPIMINGETYVEGKNLTIEEFYPKMQQASSLPTTSQPSIADLEDTLTNLEKGGYTHILGIFLSSGISGFWQNIQYLIEEHSQLTIAFPDSKITSSPMGYMVTSALEGAKAGLSFEEILSQLETMIAGTEAYIMVDDLNHLVKGGRLSNGAALLGNLLNIKPIMHFNEGVIEVFEKVRTEKKALKRLIAILDQRAEEKAYKTWIIEANAQDKAQAFRQQLLASGFKGDLDIVPFCGVISTHLGEGAVAVGFTPKAD from the coding sequence ATGAAATTAGCAGTTATAACGGACTCCTCGGTCTACCTCCCCAAAGATTATTCGGATCACCCCGACCTTTATATCTTGGATATTCCCATTATGATTAATGGTGAGACCTATGTTGAGGGGAAAAATCTGACCATTGAGGAGTTTTATCCCAAGATGCAGCAGGCTTCCAGTCTGCCGACGACTAGTCAGCCCAGCATCGCAGATTTAGAGGATACCTTGACCAATTTGGAAAAGGGCGGCTACACCCATATTCTGGGGATTTTCCTTTCCAGCGGTATCTCAGGTTTCTGGCAAAATATCCAGTATTTGATTGAGGAACACAGCCAGCTGACGATTGCCTTTCCAGATAGTAAGATTACTAGCAGTCCCATGGGTTATATGGTAACCTCAGCTTTAGAAGGGGCGAAAGCCGGGCTGAGTTTTGAAGAGATTTTAAGTCAGTTGGAGACCATGATTGCTGGAACTGAAGCCTATATTATGGTCGATGACCTTAATCATTTGGTAAAAGGCGGCCGCCTCTCCAATGGAGCTGCTCTTTTGGGAAATTTGCTTAATATCAAACCCATTATGCATTTCAATGAGGGGGTTATTGAGGTTTTCGAGAAGGTTAGGACTGAGAAAAAAGCCCTCAAACGTTTAATTGCGATTTTAGACCAGAGAGCTGAAGAAAAAGCCTACAAGACTTGGATTATTGAGGCCAATGCCCAAGACAAGGCTCAAGCCTTTCGTCAGCAGCTCTTGGCCAGTGGCTTTAAAGGTGACTTGGACATTGTTCCTTTTTGTGGCGTGATTTCTACCCACCTTGGAGAAGGGGCAGTGGCGGTCGGTTTTACACCCAAGGCGGATTAG
- a CDS encoding TIGR04197 family type VII secretion effector — protein sequence MEIKSQLSIAQSHASQFSATGSTLAGIGEVAKDDSTTVAGNAKAHEALKLAQSARQKVFDLLSHASTNIHSVASEFESVDANQAQAIRATKL from the coding sequence ATGGAAATCAAAAGTCAATTATCTATTGCTCAATCGCATGCCAGTCAATTTTCGGCGACAGGCAGCACTCTAGCTGGCATTGGTGAAGTGGCTAAGGATGATTCCACCACTGTGGCTGGCAATGCTAAAGCGCATGAGGCGCTGAAGCTAGCTCAATCAGCTCGACAAAAAGTTTTTGATTTGCTGAGTCATGCTTCCACAAATATTCACAGTGTTGCCAGTGAATTTGAATCTGTTGACGCCAATCAGGCTCAGGCTATCCGTGCCACAAAGCTGTAA
- the dapB gene encoding 4-hydroxy-tetrahydrodipicolinate reductase, with amino-acid sequence MSIKVIVAGFKGRMGSTAVDMVKGDADLELAGLLDPFAPEKEIDGIPVFNKKEDLVGFDAQVWVDFTMPKVAYENTRFALENGFAPVVGTTGFTPEQISELIELSRQQKVGGLIAPNFAIGAILLMEFAAKAAKYFPDLEIIELHHDKKKDAPSGTAVKTAELIQKVRAPKKQGAPDEEETLTGARGAEFDGFRIHSVRLPGLIAHQEVIFGAEGQGLTLRHDSYDRVSFMSGVNLGIKEVVKREELVYGLEELL; translated from the coding sequence ATGAGTATTAAAGTTATTGTGGCAGGATTTAAGGGACGGATGGGTTCAACCGCTGTCGATATGGTCAAGGGAGATGCTGATTTGGAATTGGCGGGACTTCTTGATCCCTTCGCTCCTGAAAAAGAGATTGATGGCATTCCGGTCTTCAACAAGAAGGAAGACTTAGTTGGCTTCGATGCTCAGGTTTGGGTTGATTTCACCATGCCCAAGGTTGCCTATGAAAATACTCGTTTTGCTTTAGAAAACGGCTTTGCTCCTGTTGTTGGGACAACAGGCTTTACACCTGAGCAAATCAGCGAATTGATCGAACTTTCTCGTCAGCAAAAAGTCGGTGGTCTGATTGCGCCTAACTTTGCTATCGGAGCCATTCTTCTTATGGAGTTTGCTGCTAAGGCAGCCAAGTATTTCCCTGATTTAGAAATCATCGAACTCCATCATGATAAGAAAAAAGATGCCCCTAGCGGAACGGCCGTTAAGACTGCTGAATTAATTCAGAAGGTCCGTGCTCCTAAGAAACAGGGGGCTCCGGATGAGGAGGAGACCCTGACTGGTGCACGTGGAGCTGAGTTTGATGGTTTTCGCATCCATTCAGTCCGCCTTCCGGGTCTGATAGCTCACCAAGAGGTCATCTTTGGTGCTGAAGGCCAAGGCTTGACCCTTCGGCACGATTCCTATGACCGCGTTTCCTTCATGAGCGGAGTTAATCTAGGGATCAAAGAAGTGGTGAAACGAGAGGAACTCGTTTATGGGTTGGAAGAATTACTATGA
- a CDS encoding DUF1149 family protein translates to MELTRDQVFVNQYHYDARNLEWEKQNGEPKTNVEVTFQLVSKDDKKNDTHLVAVLQFQIVRDEFVIAGVISQMVHVHNRLVNEPKEFSQEEVQSLAGPLLETLQRLTYEVSEIALDRPGINLEF, encoded by the coding sequence ATGGAATTAACTCGTGATCAAGTATTCGTTAATCAATATCACTATGATGCCCGCAATTTAGAATGGGAAAAGCAAAATGGTGAGCCGAAAACCAATGTTGAAGTAACCTTCCAATTGGTCAGCAAGGATGACAAGAAAAACGACACCCATTTGGTAGCTGTTTTGCAGTTCCAAATCGTTCGTGATGAATTCGTCATTGCTGGTGTCATTTCACAAATGGTGCACGTCCATAATCGTTTGGTCAATGAACCAAAAGAATTTTCTCAAGAAGAAGTTCAAAGTTTGGCAGGCCCGCTCTTGGAAACGTTGCAGCGCCTAACTTACGAAGTGTCCGAAATCGCTCTTGACCGTCCAGGTATTAATCTGGAATTTTAA
- a CDS encoding CCA tRNA nucleotidyltransferase, whose translation MRLKNLPSEFQEALPVLEKIKSAGYEAYFVGGSVRDALLNRPIHDVDIATSSYPQETKRIFERTVDIGIEHGTVLVLENGGEYEVTTFRTEDVYVDYRRPKSVSFVRSLEEDLKRRDFTVNAFALAEDAQIVDLFDGFSDLENQVLRAVGRADERFSEDALRIMRGLRFAASLNFTIETSTFAAMKIYAPLLEKISVERSFIEFDKLLTAPYWKKGLEALIQAKACDYLPDLQGKADKLATLLTDYADDFVFATSEQAWAALCLALKIKNCKAFLKKWKTSSHFQKMVTQLVAIYDHRLTAVHDKQTLYRYSKPLAELAENLRQAQGLTVDFDLIAQLDASLLIHHKKEIVVNGGDLMAQLGLRPGPALGQVLNQIEAAIVQGELANEREAILAFAESKIE comes from the coding sequence ATGAGATTAAAAAATTTGCCTTCTGAGTTTCAGGAGGCTTTACCAGTCTTAGAGAAGATAAAATCAGCAGGCTATGAGGCCTATTTTGTCGGAGGATCGGTGCGGGATGCCCTCTTAAATCGGCCCATCCACGATGTCGATATTGCGACCAGCTCCTATCCTCAGGAAACCAAGAGGATCTTTGAGAGGACGGTAGACATTGGCATTGAACACGGAACAGTCTTGGTCTTGGAAAATGGCGGCGAGTATGAGGTTACGACCTTTAGAACTGAAGATGTTTATGTTGATTACCGCAGACCCAAGAGCGTCTCTTTCGTCCGCTCCTTGGAAGAAGATCTCAAACGACGAGATTTTACTGTCAATGCTTTTGCTTTAGCTGAGGATGCCCAAATTGTTGATCTTTTTGATGGCTTCAGCGACTTGGAGAACCAGGTTCTGCGGGCGGTTGGCAGAGCTGATGAGCGTTTTAGCGAGGATGCCTTGCGAATTATGCGTGGGCTTCGTTTTGCGGCTAGCTTGAATTTTACCATTGAAACTAGTACTTTTGCGGCCATGAAGATCTACGCTCCTCTCTTAGAAAAAATTTCGGTTGAGCGGTCCTTTATCGAGTTTGATAAGCTCTTGACTGCTCCTTATTGGAAAAAAGGATTGGAAGCCTTGATTCAGGCTAAGGCTTGTGACTATCTGCCTGATTTACAAGGGAAGGCTGACAAATTGGCGACCTTGCTGACAGATTATGCAGATGATTTTGTCTTTGCGACCAGCGAACAAGCCTGGGCTGCTCTCTGCTTAGCCTTGAAAATCAAGAATTGCAAGGCTTTCTTGAAAAAGTGGAAGACCTCCAGTCACTTTCAAAAGATGGTAACACAATTAGTAGCTATTTACGACCATCGTCTAACGGCTGTCCACGATAAGCAAACCCTTTATCGCTACAGTAAGCCTCTGGCAGAGTTAGCTGAAAATCTACGACAGGCTCAAGGTTTGACGGTCGATTTTGACTTGATTGCCCAGTTGGATGCTAGTCTCCTCATTCATCATAAGAAAGAGATTGTTGTCAACGGCGGTGACCTCATGGCTCAATTAGGACTCCGGCCAGGTCCAGCGCTGGGGCAGGTTTTGAACCAGATAGAGGCCGCTATTGTTCAAGGGGAGTTAGCTAATGAACGAGAAGCTATTTTAGCCTTTGCTGAATCTAAGATTGAGTAA
- a CDS encoding 6-phospho-beta-glucosidase, whose translation MTELQAFPDGFLWGGATAANQCEGAYDVDGRGLANVDVVPIGPDRFPIIAGKRKMFDFEEGYFYPAKESIDFYHHYKEDIALFAEMGFKTYRMSIAWSRIFPKGDESQPNEKGLAFYEAVFKECHKYGIEPLVTITHFDCPMYLIEHYGGWRNRKLIDFYGNLCRAIFNRYKGLVKYWLTFNEINMILHAPFMGAGICFEEGENEEEVKYQAVHHELVASALATKIAHEVDPENKVGCMLAAGQYYPNTPNPADYWQAMQDDREGYSLIDVQARGYYPNYLLKKFERDGLDITMTEQDLELLRDHTVDFVSFSYYSSRVASADPKANEEIQGNIFASIKNPYLTSSEWGWQIDPLGLRITLNTIWDRYQKPLFVVENGLGAVDEPDANGYVEDDYRIDYLREHIKTMNAAINEDGVELLGYTTWGCIDLVSAGTGEMKKRYGFIYVDRDNQGNGSLKRSKKKSFDWYKKVIASNGTELD comes from the coding sequence ATGACTGAATTACAAGCATTTCCAGACGGATTTTTATGGGGTGGAGCAACGGCAGCTAATCAGTGCGAAGGTGCCTACGATGTTGATGGTCGTGGTCTAGCCAATGTTGACGTGGTACCGATTGGTCCCGACCGTTTCCCAATCATTGCCGGTAAACGGAAAATGTTCGATTTTGAGGAGGGGTATTTCTATCCAGCCAAGGAATCCATCGATTTTTACCATCACTACAAAGAAGACATCGCCCTCTTTGCCGAGATGGGTTTTAAAACTTACCGAATGTCTATCGCCTGGTCGCGAATTTTCCCAAAAGGGGATGAAAGTCAGCCTAATGAAAAAGGTTTGGCCTTCTACGAAGCTGTCTTCAAAGAATGTCACAAATATGGTATTGAACCTCTAGTGACCATTACTCATTTCGATTGTCCAATGTACTTAATTGAGCATTATGGCGGCTGGCGAAATCGCAAGTTGATTGATTTTTATGGAAATCTCTGCCGAGCTATCTTTAATCGGTACAAAGGCCTAGTCAAGTATTGGTTGACTTTCAATGAAATCAATATGATTTTGCATGCACCGTTCATGGGAGCCGGTATTTGTTTTGAGGAAGGTGAGAATGAAGAAGAAGTCAAATATCAGGCGGTGCACCATGAACTGGTAGCTTCAGCCTTGGCCACCAAGATAGCTCATGAAGTAGACCCTGAAAACAAGGTCGGTTGTATGCTGGCGGCAGGGCAATATTATCCGAATACCCCTAATCCTGCTGACTACTGGCAAGCCATGCAGGACGACCGGGAAGGCTATTCTTTGATCGATGTTCAGGCGCGTGGCTACTATCCAAACTACCTCCTTAAAAAATTTGAACGTGATGGCCTTGATATCACAATGACCGAGCAAGATTTGGAACTCCTGAGAGACCATACGGTTGATTTTGTTTCTTTCTCTTATTATTCCAGCCGAGTGGCTTCTGCTGATCCAAAAGCTAATGAAGAAATACAAGGTAATATCTTTGCTTCCATTAAAAATCCTTACCTGACATCATCTGAATGGGGCTGGCAGATTGATCCTCTAGGACTTCGAATTACCTTGAATACCATCTGGGATCGTTACCAAAAACCATTATTTGTCGTCGAAAATGGCCTAGGGGCAGTTGACGAACCCGATGCGAATGGCTATGTTGAAGATGATTATCGCATTGACTACCTGCGGGAGCACATCAAGACTATGAATGCGGCTATCAATGAAGACGGTGTTGAGCTTCTTGGCTACACTACTTGGGGCTGTATTGACCTCGTATCAGCTGGTACTGGTGAAATGAAGAAGCGCTACGGATTTATCTACGTTGATCGTGATAACCAAGGCAATGGCAGTCTTAAACGCTCTAAGAAGAAATCCTTCGACTGGTACAAGAAGGTTATTGCTTCCAATGGGACAGAACTGGATTAA